The Spirosoma radiotolerans genome has a window encoding:
- a CDS encoding HAD family hydrolase, protein MANRPDANVLIFDMDGTLIDSNPTHKVAYGEFLKRHDIEMTDDDFMKYISGRMNPDIMKHFFGDDIGSERIQALTQEKESLFHELYAPVIKPINGLVPFLEAAHDAGFLMVLATSAPMMNVDFVFDHIPIRKFFAKIVSEQDVQVGKPDPTVFRLAAERVQASPDQCLVFEDSQPGVEAAKAAGMNVVVLTTTHSPNELGEAELAIDDYTQVTVDQLRELIKQPAQAD, encoded by the coding sequence ATGGCAAACAGACCTGATGCGAACGTCCTCATTTTTGATATGGACGGCACACTGATTGATAGCAACCCGACCCATAAAGTGGCTTATGGTGAATTTTTGAAACGCCACGATATTGAGATGACCGATGATGACTTCATGAAGTATATATCAGGCCGTATGAATCCCGATATTATGAAGCACTTCTTCGGTGATGACATTGGCTCGGAGCGTATTCAGGCGTTAACGCAGGAGAAAGAATCGCTTTTTCATGAGTTATACGCGCCGGTGATCAAACCCATCAATGGCCTGGTTCCGTTTCTGGAGGCAGCCCACGACGCTGGTTTTTTGATGGTGCTGGCGACATCGGCCCCCATGATGAATGTAGACTTTGTCTTCGACCATATTCCGATCCGGAAATTTTTCGCTAAAATCGTTTCTGAACAGGATGTTCAGGTTGGCAAACCAGATCCAACGGTGTTTCGTCTAGCGGCTGAACGAGTACAGGCTTCACCAGACCAGTGCCTGGTTTTTGAAGATTCCCAACCAGGTGTCGAGGCCGCAAAGGCCGCTGGTATGAACGTTGTTGTCCTAACAACCACCCATTCACCTAACGAGCTTGGGGAGGCAGAACTCGCCATAGATGACTACACACAGGTAACTGTAGATCAATTGCGTGAGTTGATAAAGCAACCGGCACAGGCAGACTAA
- a CDS encoding arylsulfatase, with product MKTGTFWGSISVLLVSGWVGTAFVFRQAVPTRPNVIYIYADDLGYGELGCYGQQKIRTPNLDQIAREGIRFTQHYTSMPVCAPARCMLLTGKHSGHSYIRGNYEMGGFPDSLEGGQMPLYPGAFTIGRMMQQAGYKTACIGKWGMGMSNTTGNPNEQGFDYFYGYLDQKQAHNYYPTHLWENGKRDRLNNPVIDVHHRLTPETATPEAFAYYRGNDYAIDKMAQKAQAFVRQHHQASFFLYLPFTAPHVSLQAPEAAVKPYMGKFTDNQAAERPYLGQQGYASTPSPRATYAAMITHMDAQIGQLMQLLKELKIDENTIVMFSSDNGATFNGGVEAAYFNSVGNLRGLKMDVYEGGIREPMLARWPGKIKAGQVTDHVSVQYDLLATLAELVGYKQPFETDGISFLPTLLGPSAAQKQHAFLYWEYPEKGGQLAIRMGSWKGVKTNVRKNRTAAWEVYNLAEDVSERTNIAAQHPELIRQFDAIVAREHRPTHINEWEIVTPKATGVAAN from the coding sequence ATGAAAACAGGCACATTTTGGGGGAGTATCTCGGTTCTATTAGTATCAGGTTGGGTCGGCACGGCCTTTGTTTTCAGGCAGGCTGTGCCGACCAGGCCCAATGTCATCTACATCTACGCGGATGATCTGGGGTATGGGGAACTGGGATGTTATGGCCAACAAAAAATCCGGACGCCCAACCTGGACCAGATCGCCCGCGAAGGCATCCGGTTTACGCAGCACTACACAAGCATGCCCGTTTGTGCACCGGCGCGCTGCATGCTGTTGACAGGCAAACACAGCGGCCATTCCTACATTCGGGGTAATTACGAGATGGGCGGCTTTCCCGACTCGCTGGAAGGTGGGCAAATGCCACTCTACCCCGGCGCGTTCACTATTGGGCGAATGATGCAGCAAGCGGGTTATAAAACCGCCTGTATCGGTAAGTGGGGAATGGGCATGAGCAACACTACCGGCAATCCCAATGAGCAGGGATTTGACTATTTCTACGGCTACCTGGATCAGAAGCAAGCGCATAACTACTACCCAACGCACCTCTGGGAAAACGGTAAACGCGATCGCCTGAACAACCCGGTTATCGATGTACACCATCGGCTGACACCCGAAACAGCTACGCCGGAAGCTTTTGCTTATTACCGGGGTAATGACTACGCCATTGATAAAATGGCGCAGAAAGCGCAGGCGTTTGTTCGTCAGCATCACCAGGCTTCATTTTTTCTGTACCTGCCGTTCACGGCACCGCACGTTTCGTTGCAGGCGCCGGAGGCAGCAGTCAAGCCGTACATGGGTAAATTTACAGACAATCAGGCCGCTGAGCGGCCTTATCTTGGTCAGCAGGGATATGCATCCACGCCTTCCCCGAGGGCTACCTATGCCGCAATGATTACGCATATGGATGCCCAAATCGGGCAGCTGATGCAACTTCTGAAAGAACTGAAGATCGACGAAAATACGATCGTTATGTTCTCCAGCGATAACGGAGCCACATTCAATGGCGGGGTTGAGGCTGCCTATTTTAACAGCGTAGGTAACTTACGCGGCCTGAAAATGGATGTATATGAAGGGGGCATTCGGGAGCCGATGCTGGCGCGGTGGCCTGGCAAAATAAAAGCGGGTCAGGTTACCGATCACGTATCGGTTCAATACGATTTGCTGGCTACTCTGGCCGAGCTGGTTGGTTATAAACAACCGTTCGAAACGGATGGAATCTCATTTTTGCCGACTTTGCTGGGGCCGTCAGCCGCTCAGAAACAGCATGCTTTTCTTTATTGGGAGTATCCCGAAAAAGGGGGGCAACTGGCCATTCGGATGGGAAGTTGGAAAGGGGTGAAAACCAACGTACGTAAAAATCGAACGGCGGCCTGGGAGGTGTATAACCTGGCTGAAGATGTAAGTGAACGCACGAACATAGCCGCCCAGCATCCCGAGTTAATTCGCCAGTTCGACGCAATCGTTGCCCGAGAGCATAGGCCCACGCACATCAATGAGTGGGAAATCGTAACGCCTAAAGCCACCGGTGTGGCCGCCAATTAA
- a CDS encoding sulfatase family protein, whose amino-acid sequence MMSTRSLRLFLSVLLLAGTGLLITAWVRKPAPVAPPNVVLFFMDDLGYGDLSCTGALDYTTPNLDRMAAEGTRFTNFLAAQAVCSASRAALLTGCYPNRLGIYGALGPNSLIGLNPNEETLADLLKERGYATGMFGKWHLGDNKQFLPLQQGFDEYYGVPYSHDMWPLHPNQAAAHYPALRWIEGNEPKQEIRNLDDAGKITETITERAVSFIRNHKKKPFFLYVPHPLPHVPLAASPKFKGKSERGIFGDVLMELDWSVGQIMSELKQQGLDKNTLVIFISDNGPWLNYGDHAGSSGGFREGKGTSFEGGHRVPCLVRWPGVVPAGRVSNKLLTALDILPTVTKLCGARLPKQRIDGVDWIALLKGDNTVTPRDKFYYYYRKNSLEAVREGDWKLVFAHPGRTYEGFLPGQNGQPGPSTETHEFATALYDLRRDPGERYDVREQHPDVVAKLEKIAEEARADLGDDLQKRTGANVREPGRLTSGQ is encoded by the coding sequence ATGATGTCAACCCGTTCTCTTCGTCTTTTTTTAAGTGTGCTTTTACTCGCGGGCACTGGCCTGCTCATTACGGCCTGGGTCCGAAAACCAGCTCCCGTGGCCCCGCCAAACGTCGTTCTGTTTTTTATGGACGATCTGGGTTATGGCGATTTATCCTGCACTGGTGCGTTGGATTACACAACGCCCAACCTGGATCGGATGGCGGCAGAAGGGACTCGTTTCACCAACTTCCTGGCAGCTCAGGCCGTTTGTAGCGCGTCGCGGGCGGCTCTGCTAACGGGTTGTTACCCCAATCGGCTGGGCATTTATGGCGCCTTAGGACCAAACTCACTCATTGGCCTGAATCCGAACGAAGAAACCCTGGCCGATCTGCTCAAGGAGCGCGGCTATGCAACAGGGATGTTCGGCAAATGGCATTTGGGTGATAACAAGCAATTCCTGCCACTACAGCAGGGTTTCGATGAGTACTATGGCGTACCGTATTCGCACGATATGTGGCCACTGCATCCCAATCAGGCTGCGGCTCATTACCCGGCGCTGCGGTGGATTGAGGGCAACGAGCCGAAACAGGAAATCAGGAATCTGGACGATGCCGGCAAAATAACCGAAACCATCACCGAGCGGGCCGTTTCCTTTATTCGGAATCATAAGAAAAAACCATTTTTCCTGTACGTACCGCATCCGTTGCCACACGTTCCCCTGGCGGCTTCACCGAAATTTAAAGGAAAGAGCGAACGAGGCATTTTCGGTGATGTACTGATGGAACTGGACTGGTCTGTTGGCCAAATAATGAGTGAATTGAAGCAGCAGGGCCTGGACAAAAATACCCTTGTTATATTCATCAGCGACAATGGCCCCTGGCTGAATTATGGTGACCATGCGGGTTCGTCGGGCGGTTTCAGAGAGGGCAAAGGAACGTCGTTTGAAGGGGGCCATCGGGTACCCTGTCTGGTTCGCTGGCCGGGCGTTGTTCCGGCGGGTCGGGTGAGTAACAAATTGCTGACGGCGCTGGACATTCTGCCCACTGTAACAAAACTTTGTGGCGCCCGCCTGCCCAAACAGCGGATTGATGGCGTTGACTGGATTGCGCTCCTCAAAGGCGATAACACCGTGACGCCCCGCGATAAGTTTTATTACTATTATCGTAAAAACAGCCTCGAAGCCGTTCGGGAAGGCGATTGGAAACTGGTATTTGCTCATCCCGGCCGTACATATGAAGGGTTTCTCCCCGGTCAGAATGGGCAACCTGGTCCCAGCACAGAAACCCACGAATTTGCGACTGCTTTGTATGATCTGCGCCGTGACCCCGGCGAGCGCTATGACGTTCGGGAGCAACACCCCGACGTTGTTGCTAAACTGGAAAAGATTGCCGAAGAAGCCCGTGCTGACCTTGGCGATGATCTTCAGAAGCGTACAGGCGCCAACGTTCGCGAACCGGGGCGGCTTACGTCGGGCCAGTAA
- a CDS encoding FAD-binding and (Fe-S)-binding domain-containing protein, giving the protein MFRLSQNPSFANLLPSFEGDLYFDNSPEHTAQRILYATDASVYQEMPIAVALPKTVGDIKQLLRFAQQHGLGLIPRAAGTSLAGQVVGSGIVVDISKYFGKILDIKADEKWVRVQPGVIRDDLNAALKPHGLLFGPETSTASRAMIGGMIGNNSCGLHSIIWGTTRNHLLDVKAVLSDGAEATFGPLTQDQFEAKCRGENVVSPLEQRLYVQFRDWLSSPAIQQHISEGYPKPTVTRRNTGYALDALVPFFKNDASLSNQQASAPAPTFNFAHLIAGSEGTLCFITEARLNLLPLPPRESALVCAHFATIRQSLEANLVALAHGCSASELVDDYILQLTKTNIEQTKNRTFVEGDPKAILMVEFFGDTVEGVTKKAADFVLDLQQKELGYAYPTLFDTDTQKPWALRKAGLSIMYNIPGDDKPANVIEDTAVDVHDLPDYIDELDRMAWEQHGLKLEYSAHAGAGEIHVLPLINLKSSEGRAKFRALLMDTAQLVKKYGGSLSGEHGDGRLRGECIAFMLGPENFQLCKDVKDLWDPHNTFNPGKIVNTPPMNESLRSEADRVIPQPNTVFDFSKDGGLLELAEKCSGSGDCRKTEISGGTMCPSYMATRRERDTTRGRANILRHFYSRTEKPSDHDYEAVKDVLDLCLSCKACKAECPSSVDMTRMKAEFTQQKYRETGIPLRARLVGNFTKLMSLASIAPWTYNAIYDNPALRRAANRAVGFHPDRTMPELAKVTLRKWFTNRSEKSARSGNTSGSQLLFFCDEFTNYNDVQVGQKAIQLMERLGYSVAIPEHVESGRTYLSKGLVDEAKAIAIRNVTLLKDLVTDDLPLIGLEPSAILTFRDEYPVLVPDNLKGDAERIAKNVFLFEEWLAREADAGRIDRNQFTTTAQLVKVHGHCHQKALSSMVPVKKALSLPRNYTVQLIPSGCCGMAGSFGYETEHYDLSMQIGELVLFPAVRQAETAIISAAGTSCRHQIKDGTGRKAQHPAEILFDALL; this is encoded by the coding sequence ATGTTTCGCCTTTCTCAGAATCCCTCGTTTGCCAACTTGTTGCCTTCCTTCGAAGGTGATCTGTACTTCGACAATTCACCTGAACATACAGCCCAGCGGATTCTGTACGCAACCGATGCCTCTGTTTATCAGGAAATGCCCATTGCGGTAGCCTTGCCCAAAACCGTAGGCGACATAAAACAACTCCTTCGGTTTGCCCAGCAACATGGATTGGGACTTATTCCGAGGGCTGCCGGAACATCCCTGGCGGGGCAGGTGGTCGGGAGTGGAATTGTGGTAGACATCTCCAAATACTTCGGTAAAATACTGGACATCAAGGCAGATGAAAAATGGGTGCGCGTTCAGCCGGGTGTTATTCGGGACGACCTCAACGCAGCCCTGAAGCCGCACGGACTGCTGTTCGGTCCGGAAACCTCTACGGCTAGCCGGGCTATGATTGGCGGCATGATTGGCAATAATTCCTGCGGACTGCATTCCATCATCTGGGGCACCACCCGAAATCACCTGCTCGACGTAAAAGCCGTGTTAAGTGACGGCGCTGAAGCCACGTTCGGGCCACTTACCCAGGATCAGTTCGAGGCCAAGTGCCGGGGCGAAAACGTGGTGAGTCCGCTCGAACAGCGGCTTTACGTCCAGTTTCGCGACTGGCTGTCATCGCCAGCCATTCAGCAGCACATCAGCGAAGGCTATCCTAAACCGACCGTTACGCGTCGGAATACAGGCTACGCACTGGATGCGCTGGTGCCGTTTTTCAAAAACGATGCATCTCTATCAAACCAGCAGGCGAGTGCACCGGCACCAACGTTTAACTTTGCTCACCTCATCGCCGGTTCGGAGGGAACACTCTGTTTCATCACCGAGGCCAGGTTGAATTTGTTGCCGCTGCCGCCCAGAGAGTCGGCGTTAGTGTGTGCTCATTTTGCCACCATTCGGCAATCGCTGGAGGCCAATCTGGTCGCATTGGCGCATGGCTGCTCAGCCTCGGAGCTCGTCGATGATTACATTCTGCAACTTACCAAAACCAACATCGAGCAGACCAAAAACCGCACGTTTGTTGAAGGCGATCCGAAGGCCATTCTGATGGTCGAATTCTTCGGCGACACGGTGGAGGGCGTAACTAAAAAAGCCGCCGATTTTGTGTTGGATCTGCAACAGAAAGAACTCGGCTATGCGTATCCGACCCTGTTTGATACCGATACGCAGAAGCCCTGGGCCTTACGAAAAGCCGGTTTGAGCATTATGTACAACATTCCCGGCGATGACAAACCCGCGAATGTGATTGAAGATACGGCGGTCGATGTGCACGACCTGCCCGATTACATTGACGAACTGGACCGGATGGCCTGGGAGCAGCACGGTCTGAAACTCGAATACTCAGCCCATGCCGGTGCGGGCGAGATTCACGTACTGCCCCTGATCAACCTCAAGTCATCCGAAGGACGGGCCAAGTTTCGGGCATTGCTCATGGACACGGCGCAACTGGTCAAAAAATACGGTGGCTCGCTCTCCGGCGAGCACGGCGACGGTCGGTTGCGGGGCGAGTGCATCGCATTTATGCTGGGTCCCGAAAATTTCCAGTTGTGCAAGGATGTCAAAGACCTTTGGGACCCGCACAACACCTTCAATCCCGGTAAAATTGTGAATACGCCCCCCATGAACGAGTCCTTACGCTCGGAAGCGGATCGGGTGATTCCACAACCCAACACTGTTTTTGACTTTTCGAAAGATGGCGGACTACTGGAATTAGCCGAGAAATGCTCCGGCTCCGGCGACTGCCGTAAAACGGAAATTTCGGGGGGAACCATGTGCCCAAGCTACATGGCTACCCGACGCGAACGCGACACCACCCGGGGCCGCGCCAACATACTGCGTCATTTTTATAGCCGTACCGAAAAACCATCCGACCACGACTACGAAGCCGTTAAAGACGTCCTCGACTTGTGTTTGTCCTGCAAAGCCTGCAAAGCTGAATGTCCATCGAGTGTGGACATGACCCGCATGAAAGCCGAGTTTACGCAGCAGAAGTACCGGGAAACGGGTATTCCGCTACGGGCGCGACTAGTAGGTAACTTCACAAAGCTCATGTCGCTGGCGAGCATTGCGCCCTGGACATACAACGCGATCTATGACAATCCTGCGCTCCGCCGGGCGGCTAACCGGGCCGTGGGTTTCCACCCCGACCGGACCATGCCGGAATTGGCCAAGGTGACACTACGAAAATGGTTTACAAATAGAAGCGAAAAATCGGCTCGTTCAGGTAATACATCTGGCTCACAACTCCTGTTTTTCTGCGACGAATTCACGAACTATAACGATGTGCAGGTTGGGCAGAAAGCGATTCAGCTCATGGAGCGTTTAGGCTATTCCGTTGCGATCCCCGAGCATGTAGAGAGTGGAAGGACGTATCTATCGAAAGGGCTGGTCGATGAGGCAAAAGCTATCGCTATTCGCAACGTAACGCTATTAAAAGACCTCGTCACCGACGACCTGCCGCTGATCGGGCTTGAGCCATCGGCCATTCTGACCTTCCGTGATGAGTATCCGGTTCTGGTTCCCGACAACCTGAAAGGCGATGCTGAGCGGATTGCCAAAAACGTTTTTCTGTTCGAGGAATGGCTTGCCCGGGAAGCCGACGCCGGGCGCATTGACCGAAACCAGTTTACGACGACGGCTCAGTTGGTGAAAGTGCACGGGCATTGCCACCAGAAGGCGCTCTCGTCTATGGTTCCGGTTAAGAAAGCTCTGTCCTTACCCCGTAATTATACGGTCCAGCTAATTCCATCGGGCTGTTGTGGCATGGCGGGCTCATTCGGGTATGAGACAGAGCATTATGACCTATCGATGCAGATTGGCGAGCTCGTTCTGTTCCCGGCTGTTCGGCAGGCCGAAACCGCCATTATCTCCGCAGCAGGCACCAGTTGCCGTCACCAGATCAAAGACGGTACAGGCCGGAAAGCCCAGCATCCCGCCGAGATTTTATTTGACGCTCTTTTGTAA
- a CDS encoding 3-keto-disaccharide hydrolase: protein MKKLLLPCLLLSAVALASPPKWTSLFDGKTIKGWHSYHKEGVVGWSVEDGAMTPDGTGGDLVTDKEYENFELEFEFKIPKGSNSGVVYKIIDSPDIKSTYMSGPEYQVIDDKGYLDGEGKPYKLKDTQMTGANYDMIPPSDFSIAKAPGEWNKGRIVVNKDHVEHFLNGKKVVDYQYGSADWKALVAKSKFANWPYATPHAKGKIALQNHSPKERVWYRNVQIREL, encoded by the coding sequence ATGAAAAAGCTTCTTCTCCCCTGCCTTTTGCTGAGTGCAGTTGCCCTGGCATCACCCCCAAAATGGACCTCTTTGTTTGATGGCAAGACCATAAAAGGCTGGCATAGCTACCACAAAGAGGGTGTGGTGGGCTGGTCTGTTGAAGATGGCGCCATGACCCCCGACGGTACCGGCGGTGACCTTGTCACGGACAAAGAATACGAAAACTTTGAGTTGGAATTCGAGTTCAAGATTCCCAAAGGCAGCAACAGTGGCGTTGTTTACAAAATAATCGACAGCCCTGATATTAAATCGACCTACATGTCGGGACCGGAGTATCAGGTTATCGACGACAAAGGGTACCTAGACGGCGAAGGAAAGCCTTATAAACTCAAGGATACCCAAATGACCGGTGCGAACTACGACATGATTCCACCATCTGATTTCAGCATTGCCAAAGCCCCCGGCGAATGGAACAAAGGGCGCATTGTGGTCAATAAAGACCATGTAGAACATTTCCTGAACGGCAAGAAAGTAGTTGATTACCAGTATGGTTCCGCCGATTGGAAGGCGCTGGTCGCGAAGAGCAAATTTGCGAACTGGCCCTATGCGACACCTCACGCAAAAGGTAAAATTGCGTTGCAAAATCACAGCCCTAAAGAGCGCGTTTGGTACCGGAATGTGCAGATTCGGGAATTGTAA
- a CDS encoding DUF4097 family beta strand repeat-containing protein, with translation MKRNQFLLTLLSAGTLALTSLANTPIEDQPPYQTKTFSGRINAVRAETSGGSLTIEGGTDMNAKVEMYVRANNWNDRLDKSEIEERLREYDITIAQEGSTLVATAKRRNNDRDWKKSLSISFKFYTPRNVNTDLRTSGGSIQLAALTGDQRFRTSGGSLSVSDVEGNINGQTSGGSIHMDRCRGNRSSNIDLQTSGGSIEAKESTGSMRLHTSGGSIRLTGLKGTIDAQTSGGSVNGSDIEGDIKASTSGGSVRLTDVAGSLDASTSAGSVDVSLTKLGEFVRLNTSAGNINVRMPLDKGISLNLSGNRIKIPLNNFTGDTEKDRIKGTLNGGGVAVTLSASSGNVYVNQ, from the coding sequence ATGAAACGCAACCAGTTTCTACTGACCCTTTTGAGCGCCGGTACGTTGGCGCTGACATCGCTGGCCAATACGCCCATTGAGGATCAACCACCTTATCAAACCAAAACATTCTCGGGTAGAATCAACGCTGTACGGGCCGAAACATCGGGCGGTAGCCTGACCATTGAAGGCGGCACCGACATGAACGCTAAAGTCGAGATGTACGTACGTGCCAATAACTGGAACGACCGGCTCGACAAAAGCGAGATTGAGGAGCGGCTGAGAGAGTATGATATTACGATTGCTCAGGAAGGCAGCACCCTTGTGGCAACGGCTAAACGCCGGAACAACGACCGGGACTGGAAAAAATCGTTAAGCATCAGCTTCAAGTTTTACACGCCCCGCAACGTTAACACCGACCTGCGCACCTCGGGCGGCAGCATTCAACTGGCGGCCCTTACGGGTGATCAGCGGTTTCGCACGAGTGGCGGCAGTCTGAGTGTCAGTGACGTCGAAGGCAATATCAATGGGCAAACTTCGGGCGGTTCCATTCATATGGATCGGTGCCGCGGCAACCGGTCATCAAACATCGACCTCCAAACGTCAGGTGGTTCTATTGAAGCGAAAGAATCAACGGGGTCGATGCGCCTGCACACGTCGGGAGGCAGTATCCGGCTCACCGGGCTGAAAGGCACGATTGATGCTCAAACCAGCGGTGGTAGCGTCAATGGCAGCGACATCGAAGGCGATATCAAAGCAAGCACATCGGGTGGATCTGTGCGGCTGACCGACGTGGCGGGTAGCCTCGACGCTAGCACAAGCGCCGGTAGCGTTGATGTCAGTCTTACCAAATTGGGCGAGTTTGTCCGGCTAAATACCAGCGCGGGCAACATCAACGTAAGAATGCCCCTCGACAAAGGCATCAGCCTGAACCTGAGTGGCAACCGGATCAAAATTCCCCTGAATAACTTTACGGGCGACACCGAGAAAGACCGTATCAAAGGCACCTTAAATGGCGGTGGTGTTGCCGTTACCCTTTCGGCCAGCAGCGGCAATGTGTATGTGAACCAGTAG
- a CDS encoding RagB/SusD family nutrient uptake outer membrane protein, translated as MKRINYILLPFLLAVSGLIFTACDRELLDTAPNDRLSENLFWKTENDARLAANSLYTDLDSTNIFSWDAMTDIAHTNQPFDVQAYVELGQYDATSAKVFGEWAKAYKGIRACNYFLENVDKVTSTNTTLISQFKGEARALRAYQYVKLASLFGDVPLVTTAISLDQSRTLARAPITQIWDFVDKELSEAAGLLPTTYAATDKGRFTKGAALGLRARANLLAGRYQQAADAADQVIKLGVYGLNDSYEKLFTLAAENNKEVLLDRQFIKDTYPVNVFNLLAPYSQKSANSTYVPTKALVDMYETTSGKLITDATSGYDPANPYTNRDPRLRFSVFLTGDVLPSGIIFRPEPTSGTADAVGNTYIASTTGFNIKKYVNPEDYANPANNGINIILLRYAEILLTYAEAKIELNQLDATVIAAINAVRNGRSDVKQPAIGSTASQADLRAIVRRERTVELAFEGQHLFDIRRWKTAESVIPGPVYGITYKTATGALATVQAVAVNRTFDKSRHYLWPIPQKERNLTPTLTQNPGW; from the coding sequence ATGAAACGAATAAATTATATACTGCTTCCTTTTCTGCTGGCCGTCTCCGGGTTGATTTTTACGGCCTGCGACCGGGAGTTACTGGACACTGCTCCCAACGACCGCCTATCGGAGAACTTATTCTGGAAAACCGAGAATGATGCCCGCCTGGCCGCTAATTCGCTGTATACAGACCTCGACAGCACCAACATTTTTAGTTGGGATGCCATGACGGATATTGCCCACACTAACCAGCCGTTCGATGTGCAGGCTTATGTTGAACTGGGTCAGTATGACGCCACAAGCGCAAAAGTTTTTGGCGAATGGGCTAAGGCCTACAAGGGTATCCGAGCCTGTAATTATTTTCTGGAGAACGTCGATAAAGTGACGTCTACCAATACCACGTTGATCAGTCAGTTTAAGGGAGAGGCACGAGCGCTCCGGGCGTATCAGTACGTAAAGCTGGCTTCTCTTTTTGGCGATGTTCCCTTGGTGACGACGGCTATTTCGCTGGATCAAAGCCGCACCCTGGCCCGAGCCCCCATTACCCAGATATGGGATTTTGTGGATAAAGAACTAAGTGAGGCTGCGGGCTTGTTGCCCACCACCTATGCCGCTACCGATAAAGGCCGTTTTACCAAAGGGGCCGCCCTGGGTTTGCGGGCGCGGGCTAATTTACTGGCTGGCCGATACCAGCAGGCGGCTGATGCGGCCGATCAGGTCATAAAGCTGGGAGTTTATGGACTAAATGACAGTTACGAAAAGCTATTTACGCTGGCAGCCGAAAACAACAAGGAGGTACTGCTGGACCGGCAATTCATTAAAGACACCTATCCCGTCAATGTCTTTAACTTGCTGGCGCCTTATAGTCAGAAAAGTGCCAACAGCACCTATGTGCCGACCAAAGCGCTGGTGGATATGTATGAAACAACGTCGGGTAAGCTGATTACCGATGCCACTAGTGGCTATGATCCGGCCAATCCATATACCAACCGCGACCCACGACTACGGTTCTCGGTTTTCCTGACGGGTGATGTGCTGCCAAGTGGGATAATCTTTCGGCCTGAGCCAACCAGCGGTACGGCCGATGCCGTCGGGAATACGTACATTGCCTCCACAACAGGCTTTAATATCAAGAAATATGTTAATCCAGAGGATTATGCCAACCCGGCCAACAATGGCATCAATATCATTTTGCTGCGTTATGCCGAAATTCTGCTGACTTATGCGGAAGCTAAGATTGAGTTGAATCAGTTGGATGCCACTGTCATTGCGGCCATCAATGCCGTCCGGAATGGTCGTTCGGATGTGAAGCAGCCTGCTATTGGCAGCACCGCCAGCCAGGCCGATCTCCGAGCGATTGTTCGCCGGGAACGGACAGTTGAGTTAGCCTTTGAAGGCCAGCATCTGTTCGACATCCGCCGATGGAAAACGGCTGAGAGTGTGATACCCGGCCCGGTTTATGGAATTACCTACAAAACCGCTACGGGAGCGCTGGCAACCGTGCAGGCAGTGGCTGTAAATCGGACGTTCGATAAATCCCGCCATTATCTTTGGCCCATTCCGCAAAAGGAGCGTAATCTAACCCCAACGCTCACGCAGAATCCGGGCTGGTAA
- a CDS encoding biopolymer transporter ExbD, which produces MKTRRRYTPIRIDFTPFVSVALLLIVFFFWLKLVQRPNYLPYLLPDRGKSECSEPVSVDAHLFLLANNRVGFLTYRPDGSQAELLETGYSVHQIRDQLLSITLNHDYRAIVAISPTSQATFKNIVDVLDELQILGHIQYYLNYDLSSEEKNMLEKYARYKATNSKLARSMNLTLYPPKWIRYYMPGLTRSPLQ; this is translated from the coding sequence ATGAAAACACGCCGTAGATATACTCCGATACGCATTGATTTCACCCCTTTTGTGTCGGTTGCGCTGTTACTGATTGTGTTTTTTTTCTGGTTGAAACTAGTACAGCGACCAAATTACCTGCCTTACTTATTACCTGATCGAGGTAAATCTGAGTGTTCAGAGCCAGTTTCTGTGGATGCCCACCTGTTCCTGCTGGCGAATAACCGGGTTGGCTTTCTGACGTACCGCCCGGATGGGTCGCAAGCCGAGTTACTAGAAACCGGTTATTCGGTCCATCAAATTCGCGATCAACTGCTAAGTATCACGCTGAATCATGATTACAGAGCTATTGTTGCTATTTCCCCAACAAGTCAGGCAACGTTCAAGAATATAGTGGATGTTCTCGACGAATTACAAATACTTGGACATATCCAGTACTATTTGAATTACGATCTCAGCTCCGAAGAGAAGAATATGCTTGAAAAATACGCGCGCTATAAAGCCACTAATTCGAAATTAGCCCGGTCAATGAATCTAACCCTTTATCCGCCAAAGTGGATTCGCTATTACATGCCTGGTTTAACCCGGAGCCCACTTCAATAA